The following are from one region of the Scyliorhinus canicula chromosome 26, sScyCan1.1, whole genome shotgun sequence genome:
- the LOC119957404 gene encoding phosphoglycerate mutase 2-like isoform X2, whose product MARYQLVIVRHGESSWNQENRFCGWFDAELSEKGVGEAQRGARALCDAGFQFDLCFTSVLKRAIRTLWIILDGIDQMWLPVTRTWRLNERHYGGLTGLNKAETAAKHGEEQVKVWRRSFDTPPPPMEKEHPYYCTISKARRYESLKSCELPTCESLKDTIARALPFWNEVIVPQIKAGKRVLIAAHGNSLRGIVKHLEGMSDAAIMELNLPTGIPIVYELDENLKPTGPMKFLGDEETVKAAMEAVASQGKVKK is encoded by the exons ATGGCCCGCTACCAGCTGGTGATTGTCCGGCACGGCGAGAGCAGCTGGAACCAGGAGAACCGCTTCTGCGGCTGGTTCGACGCCGAGCTGAGCGAGAAGGGGGTGGGCGAGGCCCAGCGCGGGGCCCGGGCCCTGTGCGACGCCGGCTTCCAGTTCGACCTGTGCTTCACCTCGGTGCTGAAGCGCGCCATCCGCACCCTCTGGATCATCCTGGACGGCATCGACCAGATGTGGCTGCCCGTCACCCGCACCTGGCGCCTCAACGAGCGCCACTACGGCGGCCTGACCGGCCTCAACAAGGCGGAGACGGCGGCCAAGCACGGTGAGGAGCAGGTCAAAGTGTGGCGCCGCTCCTTCGACACCCCGCCGCCGCCCATGGAGAAGGAGCACCCATATTACTGCACCATCAGCAAG GCACGTCGCTACGAGAGCCTGAAGTCATGTGAGCTGCCCACCTGCGAGAGCCTGAAGGACACCATCGCCCGGGCACTGCCTTTCTGGAACGAGGTGATTGTGCCGCAGATTAAGGCTGGCAAGCGGGTGCTGATTGCGGCCCATGGCAACAGCTTGAGGGGCATCGTTAAGCATCTCGAGG GTATGTCTGATGCTGCAATCATGGAGCTCAACCTGCCCACTGGCATCCCCATCGTCTACGAGCTGGATGAGAACCTGAAGCCCACTGGCCCCATGAAGTTCCTGGGAGATGAGGAGACCGTCAAGGCAGCTATGGAAGCTGTGGCATCACAAGGCAAGGTGAAGAAGTGA
- the LOC119957404 gene encoding phosphoglycerate mutase 2-like isoform X1, producing the protein MARYQLVIVRHGESSWNQENRFCGWFDAELSEKGVGEAQRGARALCDAGFQFDLCFTSVLKRAIRTLWIILDGIDQMWLPVTRTWRLNERHYGGLTGLNKAETAAKHGEEQVKVWRRSFDTPPPPMEKEHPYYCTISKVRAPILHQHPYYCTISKARRYESLKSCELPTCESLKDTIARALPFWNEVIVPQIKAGKRVLIAAHGNSLRGIVKHLEGMSDAAIMELNLPTGIPIVYELDENLKPTGPMKFLGDEETVKAAMEAVASQGKVKK; encoded by the exons ATGGCCCGCTACCAGCTGGTGATTGTCCGGCACGGCGAGAGCAGCTGGAACCAGGAGAACCGCTTCTGCGGCTGGTTCGACGCCGAGCTGAGCGAGAAGGGGGTGGGCGAGGCCCAGCGCGGGGCCCGGGCCCTGTGCGACGCCGGCTTCCAGTTCGACCTGTGCTTCACCTCGGTGCTGAAGCGCGCCATCCGCACCCTCTGGATCATCCTGGACGGCATCGACCAGATGTGGCTGCCCGTCACCCGCACCTGGCGCCTCAACGAGCGCCACTACGGCGGCCTGACCGGCCTCAACAAGGCGGAGACGGCGGCCAAGCACGGTGAGGAGCAGGTCAAAGTGTGGCGCCGCTCCTTCGACACCCCGCCGCCGCCCATGGAGAAGGAGCACCCATATTACTGCACCATCAGCAAGGTGAGGGCACCCATACTGCACCAGCACCCGTATTACTGCACCATCAGCAAG GCACGTCGCTACGAGAGCCTGAAGTCATGTGAGCTGCCCACCTGCGAGAGCCTGAAGGACACCATCGCCCGGGCACTGCCTTTCTGGAACGAGGTGATTGTGCCGCAGATTAAGGCTGGCAAGCGGGTGCTGATTGCGGCCCATGGCAACAGCTTGAGGGGCATCGTTAAGCATCTCGAGG GTATGTCTGATGCTGCAATCATGGAGCTCAACCTGCCCACTGGCATCCCCATCGTCTACGAGCTGGATGAGAACCTGAAGCCCACTGGCCCCATGAAGTTCCTGGGAGATGAGGAGACCGTCAAGGCAGCTATGGAAGCTGTGGCATCACAAGGCAAGGTGAAGAAGTGA